The proteins below come from a single Procambarus clarkii isolate CNS0578487 chromosome 26, FALCON_Pclarkii_2.0, whole genome shotgun sequence genomic window:
- the LOC123756740 gene encoding uncharacterized protein, whose product MYELTVVYSVPLLALVGCVRVKDDPFCVPFTYTCGPIPPSPPASYVAHVEVVDHLYNRTRYMEEFFMYQQQVMALVDTSSDSYTRSIFYYPINTAVIITTFKDVETGRLRTECVTAEIADKSPWLVVGNSSSTGPLVAVAPSQALLFGGDYKYSWVDNTTEREIPCNRWDACIYARDNDTFYVEYHWSDPNQVLDMFGFTSERPVTMKLSGEMYLDGDPRPFPILASYNFALFDDNPAWEDLRWVFEIPSDVYCAGLPDTREPPTRLADAYSMRVEVTAQTSLSPEQEFVSTVKNWYEYTRQLTRADYIPTESSEEYAIAGLVEIAAIKDFLSGVEYIIDKFLGNCTTIPIPDDEYDTITDPSGRVTIKDPLTLFGMGKVANLTYYGTKYARELPCDVWVGHLDLDTDNGTIQDSYLYEVYFLQSWWHEDSGAQTQPKYPEPVLIKIQQDITNPLYPGAAVFVDIEQNIFKFDEETPSLTVYDITPCFSGHDHIRRFQIAFPGEFRGDYDSNPVEFTDSVQDGLSFTIGIPPIRVQHVLMEFNEHDGRLYCEFTLVDQPQVANMDFPDSVGPPLGQVVLELQAAMGRLIIILYDPSYNTPGHIKMMEAYNDSLRELFEDNCTSMLFPSPFKSQLLHSGNLVAHSNLLQVDSAHLDKDDGEAHQTHKASAEPMIHGVNLHQRAYLIGKEINKTAVMYTPGDMAGMGIGMFFLGLLLGTVVMLATLSKFGLTEGMEFIAMHSRSS is encoded by the exons ATGTATGAACTCACTGTTGTTTATTCTGTGCCCCTGTTGGCGCTGGTTGGCTGCGTACGCGTCAAAGATGACCCATTCTGTGTTCCTTTCACCTACACGTGCG GACCCATCCCCCCGTCGCCGCCAGCCAGCTACGTCGCCCACGTGGAGGTTGTGGACCATCTCTACAACCGGACACGTTATATGGAGGAGTTCTTCATGTACCAGCAGCAAGTGATGGCGCTCGTTGACACCTCCTCTGACAGCTACACTCGCTCCATTTTCTATTACCCCATCAACACTGCCGTCATCATCACCACCTTTAAGG ATGTAGAAACTGGAAGGCTACGGACGGAGTGTGTGACAGCGGAGATCGCGGACAAGAGTCCATGGCTGGTCGTTGGTAACTCCTCCAGTACAGGGCCGCTTGTGGCTGTCGCTCCCTCTCAGGCTCTCCTCTTTGGTGGGGACTACAA GTATTCGTGGGTGGATAACACGACGGAGAGAGAGATCCCTTGCAACCGCTGGGACGCCTGCATCTACGCCCGCGACAACGACACCTTCTACGTCGAGTACCACTGGTCGG ACCCCAACCAAGTGCTGGATATGTTCGGGTTCACCAGTGAGCGACCCGTCACCATGAAACTGAGCGGTGAGATGTACCTTGATGGCGATCCCCGCCCCTTTCCCATCCTCGCCAGCTACAACTTCGCTCTCTTTGACGACAACCCTGCTTGGGAGGACCTCCGGTGGGTATTTGAGATCCCAAGCGACGTGTACTGTGCCGGCCTGCCAGACACGAGGGAGCCGCCCACACGCCTCGCCGACGCCTACTCCATGAGGGTTGAGGTCACGGCACAGACCTCCTTGTCGCCTGAGCAGGAATTTGTCAGTACTGTCAAG AACTGGTATGAATATACTCGACAACTGACCCGAGCTGACTATATACCTACAGAGTCCTCCGAAGAGTACGCCATCGCTGGTCTCGTTGAAATTGCAGCTATCAAG GACTTCCTGAGCGGAGTGGAATACATCATAGACAAGTTTCTCGGGAACTGCACCACCATTCCCATTCCTGACGATGAATACGACACCATCACAGACCCCTCAGGTCGCGTCACTATCAAGGACCCTCTCACACTCTTCGGGATGGGCAAGGTGGCGAACCTGACCTACTACGGCACG AAATACGCCCGCGAGCTGCCGTGTGACGTGTGGGTGGGCCACCTTGACCTCGACACCGACAATGGCACCATCCAGGACAGCTACCTCTATGAGGTTTATTTCCTTCAG TCGTGGTGGCATGAAGACAGCGGGGCTCAGACACAGCCCAAGTACCCTGAGCCGGTGCTGATCAAGATCCAGCAGGACATCACTAATCCTCTCTACCCTGGCGCCGCCGTCTTCGTGGACATTGAACAAAATATATTTAA ATTTGACGAAGAGACTCCCAGCCTGACAGTGTATGATATCACTCCATGCTTCAGTGGTCATGACCACATCAGACGATTCCAGATAGCCTTTCCAGGAGAGTTCCGTGGTGACTATGATAGTAATCCGGTTGAATTCACCGACTCTGTACAAGATGGCCTGTCATTCACCATAGGCATCCCTCCAATACGTGTACAGCATGTGCTG ATGGAATTCAATGAACACGATGGGCGACTGTACTGCGAGTTCACCCTGGTGGACCAGCCGCAAGTGGCCAACATGGACTTTCCGGATAGCGTAGGTCCACCTCTTGGCCAGGTGGTACTCGAACTCCAGGCTGCCATGGGGCGTCTGATCATTATTCTGTATGACCCCAGTTATAACACTCCAGGG CACATAAAGATGATGGAGGCCTACAACGACAGCCTTCGGGAACTGTTTGAAGACAATTGCACCTCAATGTTGTTCCCATCACCTTTCAAGTCACAATTACTGCATAGTGGCAATCTCGTGGCACACAGCAATTTACTTCAGGTGGATTCTGCACACTTGGACAAAGATGACGGTGAAGCCCACCAAACTCATAAAGCATCTGCTGAGCCAATGATCCATGGTGTCAACCTTCACCAAAGAGCCTATCTAATTGGTAAAGAGATAAATAAGACTGCAGTGATGTACACACCAG GTGACATGGCTGGAATGGGAATAGGAATGTTCTTTCTTGGCCTCCTGTTGGGAACTGTTGTCATGCTGGCAACTCTAAGTAAGTTTGGACTGACAGAAGGAATGGAGTTTATCGCTATGCACTCTCGCAGCTCATGA